The proteins below come from a single Parazoarcus communis genomic window:
- a CDS encoding F0F1 ATP synthase subunit gamma — protein sequence MSKRRELEGHIDSLADIGELLGAMKNLALVESRRINTFIDAQRAAARIVESTLADFIADYSAHIAPPATHGEVLCLIGSERGFCGDLNQRLIAESKAATAGAQIVLVGSRLADAWAHDFAASIPGAGFGDEVQNVLANLVATLTPLLQGSRQFGPPALSLLYLGEAGTVHHSLLPAPEPRRGGPRRSHALQLTLSPQAFHAALIDQFLETALSGALYDALLHENQLRLEHMEQAGHRIDEQLEDLGRRSNRARQEEITEEIEIILLSSLGGSDT from the coding sequence ATGAGCAAGCGCCGCGAGCTCGAAGGCCATATCGACAGCCTCGCCGACATCGGCGAGTTGCTGGGGGCGATGAAGAATCTCGCGCTGGTCGAAAGCCGTCGCATCAATACCTTCATCGATGCCCAGCGCGCCGCCGCACGCATTGTCGAGAGCACGCTGGCGGATTTCATTGCGGACTATTCCGCACACATTGCGCCCCCTGCCACCCATGGCGAAGTGCTGTGTCTGATCGGATCCGAACGCGGCTTTTGCGGCGATCTCAACCAGCGCCTGATCGCCGAATCGAAAGCCGCGACGGCGGGTGCGCAGATCGTGCTCGTCGGCAGCCGTCTGGCCGACGCGTGGGCCCACGATTTCGCGGCGAGCATTCCCGGCGCAGGTTTTGGCGATGAGGTGCAGAACGTGCTCGCCAACCTCGTCGCCACCCTCACCCCCTTGCTTCAGGGGTCAAGGCAGTTCGGCCCGCCCGCGCTCAGCCTGCTATATCTCGGCGAAGCCGGCACGGTGCATCATTCGCTGCTGCCGGCGCCCGAACCACGTCGGGGCGGGCCGCGCCGCAGCCATGCGCTGCAGCTCACTCTGTCACCACAGGCCTTTCATGCCGCGCTGATCGACCAGTTTCTCGAGACCGCGCTCAGCGGCGCACTCTATGACGCCCTGCTGCACGAAAATCAGCTCCGTCTCGAACACATGGAACAGGCTGGCCACCGTATCGATGAACAGCTCGAAGACCTCGGCCGGCGCAGCAATCGTGCACGTCAGGAAGAAATCACCGAGGAGATCGAGATCATCCTGCTCTCAAGCCTCGGCGGCAGCGACACCTGA
- a CDS encoding F0F1 ATP synthase subunit alpha, which produces MRAEHLDPPSTADSADYSPRLRVVERGKVSSVGDGVVWIEGLPSARMDGIVRISDGSEALVFHLAADRIGAILLTTTPALMPGCEARQSGDILTMPTGDGLLGRVIDPLGAPLDGGAAPDCSGRRPIEGNSPPIVARDFVDRPLYTGSKIVDTLIPIGRGQRQLLIGDNGTGKSALALDAVISQRDQNVRCLYVMIGQKRSSVVQTIDTLRTHGALSYTTMVVAEATASTGLRYLAPFSGCAIAEDWMDAGHDALIVYDDLTTHARAYRELSLLLRRPPGREAYPADIFYLHARLLERSTRLSAANGGGSMTALPIAETEQGEIAAYIPTNLISITDGQIHFDSKQFARGVLPAIDITRSVSRIGGKAQHEAIKREAGRMKLDYLQFLELEVFTRFGAKLEASMEARIRRGRLLRDILAQDRLDPHSALDQLAWLIACNENLLDGLDDGALDAALHSLRNGAAGSGLTLDSPRTEWLTAVRGWLSSAADTLAAAGPDAPAELADRS; this is translated from the coding sequence GTGCGTGCTGAGCATCTTGATCCGCCCTCGACAGCAGACAGCGCCGACTACAGCCCGCGCCTGCGCGTTGTGGAGCGCGGCAAGGTCAGTTCGGTCGGTGATGGCGTGGTGTGGATCGAAGGCCTGCCTTCGGCACGCATGGACGGGATCGTCAGGATCTCGGACGGCAGCGAGGCGCTGGTTTTCCACCTCGCCGCAGACCGTATCGGCGCCATTCTGCTGACCACCACGCCGGCACTCATGCCTGGTTGCGAGGCACGGCAATCCGGCGACATTCTCACCATGCCGACCGGCGACGGCCTGCTCGGCAGAGTCATCGACCCCCTGGGTGCGCCGCTCGACGGTGGCGCCGCGCCGGACTGCAGCGGGCGGCGACCGATTGAAGGCAACTCTCCGCCCATCGTTGCACGTGACTTCGTCGACCGCCCGCTCTACACCGGCAGCAAGATCGTCGACACCCTGATTCCGATCGGCCGCGGCCAGCGCCAGCTGTTGATCGGCGACAATGGCACCGGCAAGAGCGCATTGGCGCTGGACGCGGTCATCAGCCAGCGCGACCAGAACGTGCGCTGCCTGTACGTGATGATCGGCCAGAAGCGCTCGTCGGTGGTGCAGACCATTGACACCCTGCGCACCCACGGCGCCCTGAGCTATACCACCATGGTCGTGGCCGAAGCCACGGCCAGCACCGGCCTGCGTTACCTGGCGCCCTTCTCCGGCTGTGCGATCGCGGAGGACTGGATGGACGCCGGTCACGATGCCCTGATCGTCTATGACGACCTCACCACGCACGCCCGCGCCTATCGCGAACTGTCACTGCTGCTGCGCCGCCCCCCGGGTCGCGAAGCCTATCCCGCCGACATCTTCTACCTGCACGCGCGCCTGCTTGAACGCTCTACCCGCCTCAGTGCTGCCAACGGCGGCGGCAGCATGACGGCGCTGCCGATTGCCGAAACCGAGCAGGGCGAGATTGCGGCCTATATCCCGACCAATCTGATCTCGATCACCGACGGACAGATCCACTTCGACAGCAAGCAGTTCGCCCGCGGCGTACTGCCGGCGATCGACATCACGCGCTCGGTCTCGCGCATCGGCGGCAAGGCCCAGCACGAGGCAATCAAGCGCGAAGCCGGGCGCATGAAGCTCGATTACCTGCAGTTTCTCGAACTCGAAGTGTTCACACGATTCGGCGCCAAGCTCGAAGCCTCGATGGAAGCACGCATCCGTCGCGGGCGGCTGCTGCGCGACATCCTCGCCCAGGATCGCCTCGACCCTCACAGCGCCCTCGACCAGCTCGCATGGCTCATCGCCTGCAACGAAAACCTGCTCGACGGACTCGACGACGGCGCCCTCGACGCCGCACTGCACAGCCTGCGCAACGGTGCTGCAGGCAGTGGCCTCACGCTCGACAGCCCGCGCACCGAATGGCTGACCGCCGTGCGCGGCTGGCTGAGTTCGGCCGCCGATACACTGGCCGCAGCCGGACCCGATGCACCTGCCGAGCTTGCCGACAGATCATGA
- the atpD gene encoding F0F1 ATP synthase subunit beta: MTPAAPVRKIGTIEAVKGPVVDIICEHPPPLHRALYAQPNGERCILEVFRELGEGHVRAIALHRTAGLARGLPVMDTGGPLQIPVGQACLGRLLDVFGNPLDGEAPIESTDYRPLVAPPGPLAEARAAESVLETGIKVIDLLCPFVRGGKTGLFGGAGVGKTVLITEFMNAVIQLHEGVSVFAGIGERIREGHELWHDMREAGVMPRTIMVFGQMDESPGVRFRVGLTGLTYAEYLRDTVGKDVLLLIDNVFRFVQAGSEISGLLGRMPATVGYQPTLLSEVAELEERISSSSAGNITSVQAVYVPADDMTDPAVNAIYSHLDTMVVLSRNQAAKGIYPAVDPLQSNSKMMDRHFLGERHYRVAENVREHLARYRELEDIIAMLGVESLSEADRRIVGRARRLQRYLTQPFHVVSPHTGIPGVSVPLSDTLDDCEAFLRGDHDSVPEADCYMRGSMQGSGK; the protein is encoded by the coding sequence ATGACGCCCGCAGCACCCGTTCGCAAGATCGGCACCATCGAGGCCGTCAAAGGCCCGGTGGTCGACATCATCTGCGAGCATCCCCCTCCCCTGCACCGGGCGCTTTACGCCCAGCCCAATGGCGAGCGCTGCATCCTCGAAGTGTTTCGCGAACTGGGCGAAGGCCATGTGCGGGCCATTGCGCTGCACCGTACCGCGGGTCTCGCGCGCGGCCTGCCGGTGATGGATACCGGCGGCCCGCTGCAGATCCCGGTCGGGCAGGCCTGCCTCGGGCGCCTGCTCGACGTTTTCGGGAATCCGCTCGACGGCGAGGCGCCCATCGAATCCACCGACTACCGCCCCCTCGTTGCACCGCCCGGTCCGCTTGCCGAGGCCCGCGCCGCCGAGAGCGTGCTGGAGACCGGCATCAAGGTCATCGACCTGCTGTGCCCCTTCGTGCGTGGCGGCAAGACCGGTCTGTTTGGCGGTGCCGGCGTGGGCAAGACCGTGCTCATCACCGAGTTCATGAACGCGGTGATCCAGCTGCATGAAGGCGTGTCGGTCTTTGCTGGCATAGGCGAACGCATCCGCGAAGGCCACGAACTGTGGCACGACATGCGCGAGGCTGGCGTCATGCCGCGTACGATCATGGTGTTCGGACAGATGGACGAATCCCCTGGCGTGCGCTTCCGCGTGGGCCTCACCGGCCTGACCTACGCCGAATACCTGCGCGACACCGTGGGCAAGGACGTCCTGCTGCTGATCGACAACGTGTTCCGTTTTGTCCAGGCCGGCAGCGAGATCTCCGGCCTGCTCGGACGCATGCCCGCCACCGTCGGCTACCAGCCAACGCTGCTGTCCGAAGTGGCCGAGCTCGAAGAGCGTATCTCCTCCAGCAGTGCGGGCAACATCACCTCGGTCCAGGCAGTATACGTACCCGCCGACGACATGACCGATCCTGCCGTGAACGCCATCTACAGCCACCTCGACACCATGGTGGTGCTGTCGCGCAATCAGGCCGCCAAAGGCATCTACCCGGCGGTCGACCCGCTGCAGTCGAACAGCAAGATGATGGATCGCCACTTCCTTGGCGAACGTCATTACCGGGTAGCCGAGAACGTACGCGAACACCTTGCCCGCTATCGCGAACTGGAAGACATCATCGCCATGCTCGGCGTGGAGTCGCTGTCCGAGGCGGACCGTCGCATCGTCGGACGCGCGCGGCGACTCCAGCGTTACCTCACCCAGCCCTTCCACGTCGTCAGTCCGCACACCGGCATTCCCGGCGTGTCGGTCCCGCTGAGCGACACGCTGGACGACTGCGAAGCCTTTCTGCGTGGCGATCACGATTCGGTGCCCGAGGCCGACTGCTACATGCGCGGCAGCATGCAGGGAAGCGGCAAATGA
- a CDS encoding ABC transporter transmembrane domain-containing protein, translating into MTRNRQDPAKGPRRLSVLSGLWPFLRPYRARIALAFVLLCVASGTILLVPLAFRDLIDFGFGAQSREAAGSSLLGALSLNGHFLALFGLASLWALAVAMRYYTVSWVGERATADLRNAVYARVLSQSPQFFETLQTGEVLSRLTGDTTLIQTVVGSSISMGLRSLFQFIGGMIMLAVTSFYLFSLNLVLMVLLVLPIMAIGRKVRRLSRESQDRIADTSALAGEILNAMPTVQACTQERQEAKRFSDRTETSFVTAIRRTRVRAALTALIITAVMGTIIFVLWVGARQVHEGVMTGGELASFVLYAALVAGGVGTMAEVWGDVMRAAGATERLLDLLHAESAIREQAETVQPSPAAQVGIRLDHVVFAYPGRPQIRALDDICLDIRPGERVALVGPSGAGKTSLFQLLLRYYEVTGGSVLINDQDIRTLSLHDLRKDIAIVPQDPVIFSANALENIRYGRMDATDEEVMQAARAALVDEFIGRLPEGYQTFLGERGTRLSGGQRQRIAIARAILKHARLLLLDEATSALDAESEILVQQGLNAAMEGRTTLIIAHRLATVQKVDRIVVMDGGRIVETGTPDDLRKQGGLYSRLAALQLDL; encoded by the coding sequence ATGACACGGAACAGGCAGGATCCGGCGAAGGGCCCGCGGCGGCTTTCGGTGCTGAGCGGGCTGTGGCCATTTTTACGCCCCTACCGGGCGCGCATTGCGCTGGCCTTTGTATTGCTGTGCGTGGCATCAGGGACGATCCTGCTGGTACCGCTGGCGTTTCGCGATCTCATCGATTTCGGCTTCGGTGCGCAAAGCCGGGAAGCCGCAGGCAGCAGCCTGCTCGGTGCCCTGAGCCTGAACGGCCATTTTTTGGCCTTGTTCGGGCTGGCCAGCCTGTGGGCGCTGGCGGTGGCGATGCGCTATTACACCGTGTCCTGGGTGGGCGAGCGGGCAACGGCGGACTTGCGCAATGCGGTGTATGCGCGGGTGCTGTCGCAGTCGCCGCAGTTTTTCGAGACCTTGCAGACGGGCGAGGTGCTGTCGCGCCTGACCGGCGATACCACCCTGATCCAGACCGTGGTCGGCAGTTCGATCTCGATGGGGCTGCGCAGCCTGTTCCAGTTCATCGGCGGCATGATCATGCTGGCCGTGACCAGCTTCTATCTGTTTTCCCTGAACCTGGTGCTGATGGTCCTGCTGGTGCTGCCGATCATGGCCATCGGGCGCAAGGTGCGGCGCCTGTCGCGCGAGTCGCAGGACCGCATTGCCGATACTTCGGCGCTGGCTGGAGAGATTCTCAATGCCATGCCCACGGTGCAGGCCTGCACCCAGGAGCGGCAGGAAGCGAAGCGCTTTTCCGATCGTACCGAAACCAGCTTCGTCACCGCGATCCGGCGTACGCGGGTGCGCGCAGCGTTGACAGCGCTGATCATCACCGCGGTGATGGGGACCATCATCTTCGTGCTGTGGGTGGGTGCGCGTCAGGTGCACGAAGGCGTGATGACCGGCGGCGAGTTGGCCTCCTTTGTGCTGTACGCCGCCTTGGTGGCTGGCGGCGTGGGGACCATGGCCGAAGTGTGGGGCGACGTGATGCGCGCGGCCGGCGCGACCGAACGCCTGCTCGATTTGCTGCATGCCGAATCCGCCATCCGCGAACAAGCCGAAACCGTGCAACCGTCGCCGGCGGCGCAGGTCGGCATCCGGCTCGATCATGTGGTCTTTGCCTACCCCGGTCGTCCTCAGATCCGCGCGCTTGATGACATCTGCCTCGACATCCGGCCGGGCGAGCGTGTTGCGCTGGTGGGGCCGTCGGGCGCGGGCAAGACCAGCCTGTTCCAGCTCTTGTTGCGCTACTACGAGGTCACCGGCGGCAGCGTGCTCATCAACGACCAGGATATCCGCACGCTTAGCCTCCACGATCTGCGCAAGGACATCGCCATCGTGCCGCAGGACCCGGTGATCTTCTCCGCCAACGCGCTGGAGAACATCCGCTACGGACGCATGGATGCGACCGACGAAGAAGTGATGCAGGCGGCGCGCGCGGCCCTGGTGGATGAATTCATCGGCCGTCTGCCCGAGGGCTACCAGACCTTTCTGGGCGAGCGTGGCACGCGGCTGTCGGGCGGGCAGCGCCAGCGTATCGCGATTGCACGCGCCATTCTCAAACATGCGCGGCTGCTGCTGCTCGACGAGGCCACCAGTGCGCTCGACGCCGAATCCGAGATCCTGGTGCAACAGGGGCTGAACGCGGCGATGGAAGGGCGGACGACGCTGATCATCGCGCATCGCCTCGCCACCGTGCAAAAGGTCGATCGCATTGTGGTGATGGACGGCGGGCGCATTGTCGAAACCGGCACGCCGGATGACTTGCGCAAACAGGGCGGGCTTTATTCGCGACTCGCGGCCTTGCAACTGGACCTCTGA
- a CDS encoding F0F1 ATP synthase subunit delta, protein MQLDWTTFLLQIVNFLVLVWLLKRFLYRPVLDVIARRREGIEKALNDAREAETRAETLRQDYERKLAEQDSAQAADMARLGDELAAERSRRMAKLDAELAAEHERQLALVEKQTADAGRKAGDAARAAALNFVSRLLGRLSGAELDSRLVDMLIEDLATLPAKQLEALHDAAAAPDASLQLTTARPLSEADQTRLLSALNDALGRSLPMTKQIDPSMQSGLRVGIGPWMLAASLADELVFFRSGARRAC, encoded by the coding sequence ATGCAACTGGACTGGACGACTTTCCTGCTCCAGATCGTCAATTTTCTGGTGCTGGTATGGCTGCTCAAGCGCTTTCTCTACCGCCCGGTGCTCGACGTGATCGCCCGCCGCCGCGAGGGGATCGAGAAAGCCCTGAATGACGCCCGCGAGGCCGAGACGCGCGCAGAAACCCTGCGTCAGGACTACGAGCGCAAGCTCGCCGAACAGGACAGCGCACAGGCGGCCGACATGGCCAGGCTTGGCGACGAACTCGCAGCAGAGCGCAGCCGCCGCATGGCCAAGCTCGATGCAGAACTGGCCGCGGAGCATGAGCGTCAGCTTGCGCTGGTCGAGAAACAGACGGCGGATGCCGGTCGCAAGGCAGGCGATGCCGCACGCGCTGCCGCCCTGAATTTCGTCAGCCGCCTGCTAGGCCGTCTATCGGGCGCCGAGCTCGACAGCCGGCTGGTCGACATGCTCATCGAGGATCTCGCCACACTGCCCGCCAAGCAACTTGAGGCCTTGCACGATGCAGCCGCCGCACCCGACGCCAGCCTGCAGCTCACCACCGCCCGGCCGCTGAGCGAAGCAGACCAGACGCGCCTGCTGAGCGCACTCAACGATGCCCTCGGGCGCAGCCTGCCGATGACGAAACAGATCGATCCATCCATGCAGTCGGGGCTGCGCGTTGGCATCGGCCCCTGGATGCTTGCCGCAAGCCTTGCCGACGAGCTGGTGTTTTTCCGTTCAGGGGCCCGCCGTGCGTGCTGA
- the nudC gene encoding NAD(+) diphosphatase, producing the protein MSTSSYWLLRHQNQVLTTTDPAGMTAFPFGLPPDFGAPAEALLIGEWQGSPCYAADVDTLPSGLEAGLTPVRALFGLAGAEAFALAGRATQLLDWQRNHRFCGRCGTPTTMASGERAMSCSACGLVAYPRISPAVMVLIRRGEALLLARSPHFAPGVFSALAGFVEAGETLEQCATREVREEVGVEITNLRYFHSQSWPFPNSLMLAFFADYAGGEITPDPSEIEAADWFLPSALPLLPNPLSIARQLIDAACNHP; encoded by the coding sequence ATGAGCACATCGAGCTACTGGCTGCTTCGCCACCAGAACCAGGTGCTGACGACCACTGATCCGGCCGGCATGACCGCCTTCCCTTTTGGATTGCCACCGGACTTTGGCGCCCCCGCCGAAGCCTTGCTGATCGGCGAATGGCAGGGATCCCCGTGTTATGCGGCCGATGTCGACACCCTGCCATCCGGTCTCGAAGCCGGGCTGACGCCCGTTCGCGCCCTCTTCGGCCTTGCCGGTGCCGAAGCATTTGCACTGGCGGGCCGTGCAACCCAGCTCCTCGACTGGCAGCGGAACCACCGTTTTTGTGGCCGCTGCGGCACCCCAACGACGATGGCGTCGGGCGAGCGCGCAATGTCCTGCAGCGCCTGCGGCCTGGTGGCCTACCCACGCATTTCCCCCGCGGTCATGGTACTCATCCGCCGTGGAGAAGCGCTGCTGCTGGCCCGCAGCCCGCACTTTGCCCCCGGCGTCTTCAGCGCCTTGGCCGGCTTTGTCGAGGCCGGCGAAACACTGGAACAATGTGCGACGCGGGAAGTCCGCGAAGAAGTTGGCGTCGAGATCACCAACCTGCGCTACTTTCACAGCCAGTCCTGGCCATTTCCGAACTCGCTAATGCTTGCCTTCTTCGCCGACTACGCCGGCGGCGAGATCACGCCCGACCCTTCAGAGATCGAGGCCGCCGACTGGTTCTTGCCCAGTGCCCTGCCCTTGCTGCCCAATCCGTTGAGCATTGCGCGGCAGCTGATCGATGCCGCCTGCAACCATCCCTGA
- a CDS encoding peroxiredoxin-like family protein produces MTVHALVPRLPVPALSVALTDGGRFVLGAAPAERFDLVVFYRGLHCPICAKYLIELERLAPQFAERGVNIIAVSSDDEERAKLMAEKVQASGLKFGYGLNLHAARQWGLYISTSRGKTSIGIEEPALFSEPGVFLVRPDGTLYYGAVQTMPFARPQFQDLLGAIDFAIKADYPARGEYTGAL; encoded by the coding sequence ATGACCGTACACGCCCTGGTTCCCCGTTTGCCCGTACCCGCCCTCAGCGTCGCGCTGACCGATGGCGGACGTTTCGTACTGGGTGCTGCGCCCGCCGAGCGCTTCGACTTGGTGGTGTTCTACCGCGGCCTGCATTGCCCGATCTGCGCCAAGTACCTGATCGAACTCGAGCGTCTGGCGCCGCAGTTCGCCGAGCGTGGCGTCAATATCATTGCCGTGAGCAGTGACGACGAAGAGCGCGCCAAGCTGATGGCCGAGAAGGTGCAGGCCAGCGGTCTCAAGTTCGGCTATGGCCTGAACCTGCACGCGGCCCGGCAGTGGGGACTGTACATCAGCACCTCGCGCGGCAAGACCTCGATCGGCATCGAAGAGCCGGCGCTCTTCAGCGAGCCGGGCGTCTTTCTCGTTCGTCCCGACGGCACGCTGTACTACGGCGCAGTGCAGACCATGCCGTTTGCCCGTCCCCAGTTCCAGGATCTGCTGGGTGCCATCGACTTCGCGATCAAGGCAGACTATCCGGCGCGTGGGGAATACACCGGCGCGCTCTGA
- a CDS encoding F0F1 ATP synthase subunit epsilon: MNTFALHIASATQQTRFEAIASFVGSDASGQFGLMSGHVPMATILEPGLARFRESDEAAWRYLAQPGGTLHFADNMLAIATRSFVIGDELTKVRAELDAALDRETRQHADLRHNLDQLENALAQRLWDMERP, translated from the coding sequence ATGAACACCTTCGCCCTGCACATCGCCAGCGCCACCCAGCAGACCCGCTTCGAGGCCATTGCCAGCTTCGTCGGCAGCGACGCATCCGGGCAGTTCGGGCTCATGTCCGGCCATGTACCGATGGCGACGATACTCGAACCCGGCCTTGCCCGCTTCCGCGAATCTGACGAGGCCGCATGGCGCTATCTCGCGCAGCCCGGGGGCACCCTGCACTTCGCCGACAACATGCTCGCCATCGCCACCCGCAGCTTCGTGATCGGTGATGAGTTGACCAAAGTCCGTGCTGAACTTGACGCAGCCCTCGATCGCGAGACCCGGCAACACGCCGACCTCAGACACAACCTCGACCAGCTGGAAAACGCACTCGCGCAGCGCCTGTGGGACATGGAGCGGCCATGA
- a CDS encoding ATP F0F1 synthase subunit C (produces ATP from ADP in the presence of a proton gradient across the membrane; subunit C is part of the membrane proton channel F0) → MNDMTFFTTLSTVGALFAIALGVFFPAMAMGRAISQALDAIARQPEAEKSISRLLFIGLAMIESLAIYVLVVVLIVLFRNPLLEYLLK, encoded by the coding sequence ATGAACGACATGACCTTTTTCACCACGCTGTCCACCGTTGGCGCGCTGTTTGCCATCGCGCTCGGCGTGTTCTTTCCGGCGATGGCCATGGGCCGCGCCATCAGCCAGGCGCTCGATGCGATTGCGCGTCAGCCCGAAGCCGAGAAATCCATCTCGCGTCTGCTCTTCATCGGGCTGGCGATGATCGAATCACTGGCCATCTATGTGCTGGTGGTCGTGCTCATCGTGCTGTTTCGCAACCCGTTGCTCGAATACCTGCTCAAGTAA
- a CDS encoding AtpZ/AtpI family protein, whose protein sequence is MTTPSPPTNKPAESRRAALNEAVDKDVARIEKGERERRSVLGYTVFMGTIAGLFVLPVVGGAYLGRWLDGLAEGYSVRWTVSLILLGVVIGGINVYRYLEEHP, encoded by the coding sequence ATGACCACACCGTCGCCCCCCACGAACAAGCCTGCGGAATCCCGGCGCGCAGCCCTGAATGAAGCAGTAGACAAGGACGTCGCCCGCATCGAGAAAGGCGAACGCGAGCGCCGCAGCGTGCTCGGCTATACGGTCTTCATGGGCACCATCGCCGGCCTGTTCGTTTTACCCGTTGTTGGCGGCGCCTATCTGGGCCGCTGGCTGGACGGCCTCGCCGAAGGCTATTCGGTACGCTGGACGGTGAGCCTGATCCTGCTCGGCGTGGTCATCGGCGGCATCAACGTCTATCGCTATCTGGAGGAGCACCCATGA
- a CDS encoding F0F1 ATP synthase subunit A, whose translation MDTESIIFTLGPLAITRPVVTTWAVMLGLTVLCAIATRRLKLDPGPFQTMLEGIVGTIHDAIDDTLPDYGVRLLPFIGTLWIFIAIANLVGVLPGASSPTGDLSTTGALAVLVFLSVHWFGIRGEGLRAYRSHYVQPSPIMLPFHIISEISRTVALAVRLFGNVMSLETAAILVLLVAGFLVPVPVLALHIVEALVQAYIFGMLALVYISGGIQSQQTRSSRIKAGVSS comes from the coding sequence ATGGATACCGAATCGATCATCTTCACCCTTGGCCCGCTGGCGATAACCCGTCCGGTGGTCACGACCTGGGCGGTCATGCTCGGCCTCACCGTGCTGTGCGCGATTGCGACCCGGCGCCTGAAACTCGACCCCGGCCCCTTCCAGACCATGCTTGAGGGCATCGTCGGCACCATCCATGACGCAATCGACGACACCCTACCCGACTACGGCGTGCGTCTGCTGCCGTTCATCGGCACGCTATGGATCTTCATTGCCATTGCCAACCTCGTCGGTGTGCTGCCCGGAGCAAGCTCGCCGACAGGTGATCTTTCGACCACGGGGGCACTGGCCGTGCTGGTGTTCCTTTCGGTGCATTGGTTCGGCATCCGTGGCGAAGGGCTTCGCGCCTATCGCTCGCACTACGTGCAGCCCAGCCCGATCATGCTGCCCTTCCACATCATCAGCGAGATCTCGCGCACCGTAGCGCTGGCGGTCCGCCTCTTTGGCAACGTCATGAGCCTCGAGACCGCTGCGATCCTCGTGCTGCTGGTCGCCGGTTTTCTGGTGCCGGTGCCGGTGCTCGCCCTGCACATCGTCGAAGCGCTGGTGCAGGCCTACATCTTCGGCATGCTGGCGCTGGTCTATATCTCGGGCGGCATACAGTCGCAGCAAACCCGATCATCCCGTATCAAGGCAGGAGTCTCCTCATGA
- a CDS encoding AraC family transcriptional regulator translates to MTNRLDRLSALLDGLAPRVGVMRPRSGISTLSFDATQGARLHLHLIARGEIELRALNHETTSASAPAIAICRADIAHSITVSAPDALMCAEAILEGPAASLLLNEFSRPLVLALDESDASLGHVVRLIASELSNPRCGQPALLDRAGDILFIGLLRHLVAQPQTSSGLFNGLADTRIARALVAIHAAPQTQWSLEMLADEAGMSRTAFTTRFRELMLQPPGKYLAQIRLSIANQAVRAGAGLKQAARDSGYASTAALSRALSRSHARSEAR, encoded by the coding sequence ATGACAAACCGACTCGACCGGCTCTCCGCCCTGCTCGACGGCCTTGCGCCAAGGGTTGGCGTGATGCGCCCGCGCAGCGGCATCTCCACGCTCAGCTTCGATGCCACGCAAGGCGCGCGTCTGCACCTGCACCTGATCGCACGCGGTGAAATCGAACTGCGTGCTCTGAACCACGAGACGACCAGCGCAAGCGCGCCCGCCATCGCCATCTGTCGCGCCGACATTGCGCATTCCATCACGGTGTCGGCACCCGATGCGCTGATGTGCGCCGAGGCCATTCTGGAAGGACCCGCAGCCTCCCTGCTGTTGAACGAGTTTTCCCGGCCGCTGGTGCTCGCGCTTGATGAGTCCGACGCGTCACTGGGTCATGTCGTACGCCTGATTGCTTCCGAACTGAGCAATCCCCGCTGCGGACAGCCTGCACTGCTCGACCGCGCAGGCGACATCCTCTTCATCGGCCTGCTGCGCCACCTCGTCGCCCAGCCGCAGACGAGCAGCGGACTGTTCAACGGCCTTGCAGACACACGCATCGCCCGCGCCCTGGTGGCAATCCACGCAGCCCCCCAGACGCAGTGGTCGCTGGAGATGCTGGCAGACGAGGCCGGCATGTCGCGCACCGCCTTCACCACTCGCTTCCGCGAACTGATGCTGCAGCCACCCGGCAAGTACCTTGCGCAAATCAGGCTGTCGATCGCCAACCAGGCCGTGCGTGCCGGCGCCGGCCTCAAACAGGCAGCACGCGATAGCGGGTACGCGAGTACGGCAGCGCTCTCCCGCGCCCTGTCACGTTCGCACGCCCGCAGTGAAGCGCGGTGA